In Xiphophorus couchianus chromosome 24, X_couchianus-1.0, whole genome shotgun sequence, a single genomic region encodes these proteins:
- the iqcb1 gene encoding IQ calmodulin-binding motif-containing protein 1 isoform X1 translates to MEEEEAVMSELRRQLEDEGLSPEEQMILLNEALNKVLNFAAVQTDSGALTRVKTRFYHSGVLSHCVRVLSLSPSRLRGIWASAATLAHLTSSCCVGAEPGSRSEAFHRLFLPSVVDVLLSLAGQLMSRSEAPPLLRTVMDAVGWLLSAHPHLTAQVLSSAHYEQIQMSDDVTVSLLCIQMWTQTCTVNRDFLSQLNDESALLLLNDAVAQLALSSDAAVGGASIRLMLLMANQLGLRLRSLLFNFKGLDSLLEKDWRGRGFEQEVDQLIAVIRQEEAASHQSEESSERVRAACVIQAAWRSVLTRRRVKNLSRAVSALQRRYRARRRRLQQQEAAQQWEEQLHYQVCVRRQQARRRLHQKQRELLQLLPADQVRPYLEECEHRAAVVIQSAWRGFRDRRRYSDALRDSARRQRAARTLQRAGRRLLEKRPAAQAPPPTPLWIGQEGLTDSRRAELKQQVEEYIQEHRSTRVSVEACAALHEEVQQLLQAELQGGAQRRREEQQVEALLAQTHTHLELLRDAPPLSVVTATQAESFLSPSASIAVRGRNAHNAVLQASRLPWWRTLGDTNTGAESGPAHLPELEAELGGLFIGGLAVDGVKL, encoded by the exons atggaggaagaagaggctGTGATGTCAGAGCTGAGGAGGCAGCTGGAGGATGAAGGTCTGAGCCCAGAGGAGCAGATGATCCTCCTGAATGAAGCCCTGAACA AGGTTCTGAACTTTGCTGCGGTGcagacagacagcggagcactgACTCGGGTCAAGACTCGGTTCTACCACAGCGGGGTTCTGAGTCACTGTGTCCGGGTTCTGTCTCTGAGCCCCAGCAGGCTGAGGGGGATCTGGGCCTCTGCTGCCACGCTGGCCCACCTGACCAG CTCCTGCTGCGTGGGGGCGGAGCCAGGCAGCCGCTCCGAGGCTTTTCATAGGCTGTTCCTGCCGTCAGTGGTGGACGTTCTGCTGTCATTGGCCGGTCAGCTGATGAGCCGTTCagag GCTCCGCCCCTCCTCAGGACAGTGATGGACGCCGTGGGCTGGCTGCTCTCTGCTCACCCCCACCTCACGGCTCAGG TGCTAAGCTCCGCCCACTACGAGCAGATCCAGATGAGTGATGATGTCACCGtgtctctgctctgcatccagatgTGGACTCAAACCTGTACAGTCAACAG AGACTTCCTGTCCCAGCTGAACGACGaatcagctctgctgctgctcaacGACGCCGTCGCCCAATTGGCTCTCAGCTCGGACGCCGCTGTGGGCGGAGCCTCCATCAGGCTAATGCTCTTGATGGCCAATCAGCTGGGACTCCGCCTGCGCTCTCTCCTGTTCAACtttaaag GTCTCGACAGCCTGCTGGAGAAAGActggagggggcggggctttgAACAGGAAGTGGATCAGCTGATCGCAGTCATCCGGCAGGAAGAAGCCGCCAGCCATCAGTCAGAG gagaGCAGTGAGCGCGTGCGGGCGGCGTGTGTGATCCAGGCGGCGTGGCGTTCGGTTCTGACCCGGCGCAGAGTGAAGAATCTCAGCAGAGCCGTGAGTGCGCTGCAGCGTAGATACAG GGCACGGCGCAGgcgtctgcagcagcaggaggcgGCGCAGCAGTGGGAGGAGCAGCTACACTACCAG gtgtgtgtgcgGCGGCAGCAGGCGAGGCGGCGCCTGCATCAGAAGCAGAGGgagctgctccagctgcttcctgcag ACCAGGTGCGTCCGTACCTGGAGGAGTGCGAGCACCGAGCCGCCGTGGTGATCCAGAGCGCATGGAGAGGCTTCAGAGACAGACGTCGCTACAGCGACGCTCTGAGGGACTCGGCGAGGCGGCAGCGCGCCGCCAGGACGCTACAGAGAGCC GGCCGTCGGCTTCTGGAGAAACGACCCGCAGCTCAGGCTCCGCCCCCAACACCGCTCTGGATTGGTCAGGAGGGTTTGACGGACAGCCGGCGGGCGGAGCTGAAGCAGCAGGTGGAGGAGTACATCCAGGAACACAGG tcgACACGCGTGTCTGTGGAGGCGTGTGCTGCACTGCATGAGGaggtgcagcagctgctgcaggcagAGCTGCAGGGTGGAGCTCAGCGCAGGAGGGAGGAGCAGCAGGTGGAGGCTCTGCTggcgcaaacacacacacacctggagcTGCTGCGAg ATGCCCCGCCCCTTTCGGTTGTCACGGCGACGCAGGCGGAGTCATTCCTGAGCCCGTCAGCATCCATCGCGGTTCGCGGGCGCAACGCCCACAATGCCGTGCTGCAGGCGAGCCGGCTGCCCTGGTGGCGGACGCTGGGAGACACGAACACGGGGGCGGAGTCAGGCCCCGCCCACCTGCCGGAGCTGGAGGCGGAGCTTGGAGGACTGTTTATCGGAGGCCTGGCGGTGGACGGCGTGAAGCTGTAG
- the iqcb1 gene encoding IQ calmodulin-binding motif-containing protein 1 isoform X2, giving the protein MSRSEAPPLLRTVMDAVGWLLSAHPHLTAQVLSSAHYEQIQMSDDVTVSLLCIQMWTQTCTVNRDFLSQLNDESALLLLNDAVAQLALSSDAAVGGASIRLMLLMANQLGLRLRSLLFNFKGLDSLLEKDWRGRGFEQEVDQLIAVIRQEEAASHQSEESSERVRAACVIQAAWRSVLTRRRVKNLSRAVSALQRRYRARRRRLQQQEAAQQWEEQLHYQVCVRRQQARRRLHQKQRELLQLLPADQVRPYLEECEHRAAVVIQSAWRGFRDRRRYSDALRDSARRQRAARTLQRAGRRLLEKRPAAQAPPPTPLWIGQEGLTDSRRAELKQQVEEYIQEHRSTRVSVEACAALHEEVQQLLQAELQGGAQRRREEQQVEALLAQTHTHLELLRDAPPLSVVTATQAESFLSPSASIAVRGRNAHNAVLQASRLPWWRTLGDTNTGAESGPAHLPELEAELGGLFIGGLAVDGVKL; this is encoded by the exons ATGAGCCGTTCagag GCTCCGCCCCTCCTCAGGACAGTGATGGACGCCGTGGGCTGGCTGCTCTCTGCTCACCCCCACCTCACGGCTCAGG TGCTAAGCTCCGCCCACTACGAGCAGATCCAGATGAGTGATGATGTCACCGtgtctctgctctgcatccagatgTGGACTCAAACCTGTACAGTCAACAG AGACTTCCTGTCCCAGCTGAACGACGaatcagctctgctgctgctcaacGACGCCGTCGCCCAATTGGCTCTCAGCTCGGACGCCGCTGTGGGCGGAGCCTCCATCAGGCTAATGCTCTTGATGGCCAATCAGCTGGGACTCCGCCTGCGCTCTCTCCTGTTCAACtttaaag GTCTCGACAGCCTGCTGGAGAAAGActggagggggcggggctttgAACAGGAAGTGGATCAGCTGATCGCAGTCATCCGGCAGGAAGAAGCCGCCAGCCATCAGTCAGAG gagaGCAGTGAGCGCGTGCGGGCGGCGTGTGTGATCCAGGCGGCGTGGCGTTCGGTTCTGACCCGGCGCAGAGTGAAGAATCTCAGCAGAGCCGTGAGTGCGCTGCAGCGTAGATACAG GGCACGGCGCAGgcgtctgcagcagcaggaggcgGCGCAGCAGTGGGAGGAGCAGCTACACTACCAG gtgtgtgtgcgGCGGCAGCAGGCGAGGCGGCGCCTGCATCAGAAGCAGAGGgagctgctccagctgcttcctgcag ACCAGGTGCGTCCGTACCTGGAGGAGTGCGAGCACCGAGCCGCCGTGGTGATCCAGAGCGCATGGAGAGGCTTCAGAGACAGACGTCGCTACAGCGACGCTCTGAGGGACTCGGCGAGGCGGCAGCGCGCCGCCAGGACGCTACAGAGAGCC GGCCGTCGGCTTCTGGAGAAACGACCCGCAGCTCAGGCTCCGCCCCCAACACCGCTCTGGATTGGTCAGGAGGGTTTGACGGACAGCCGGCGGGCGGAGCTGAAGCAGCAGGTGGAGGAGTACATCCAGGAACACAGG tcgACACGCGTGTCTGTGGAGGCGTGTGCTGCACTGCATGAGGaggtgcagcagctgctgcaggcagAGCTGCAGGGTGGAGCTCAGCGCAGGAGGGAGGAGCAGCAGGTGGAGGCTCTGCTggcgcaaacacacacacacctggagcTGCTGCGAg ATGCCCCGCCCCTTTCGGTTGTCACGGCGACGCAGGCGGAGTCATTCCTGAGCCCGTCAGCATCCATCGCGGTTCGCGGGCGCAACGCCCACAATGCCGTGCTGCAGGCGAGCCGGCTGCCCTGGTGGCGGACGCTGGGAGACACGAACACGGGGGCGGAGTCAGGCCCCGCCCACCTGCCGGAGCTGGAGGCGGAGCTTGGAGGACTGTTTATCGGAGGCCTGGCGGTGGACGGCGTGAAGCTGTAG